One part of the Quercus lobata isolate SW786 chromosome 7, ValleyOak3.0 Primary Assembly, whole genome shotgun sequence genome encodes these proteins:
- the LOC115952382 gene encoding uncharacterized protein LOC115952382, whose amino-acid sequence MPHALCSITKVCFSYFNLFENMTQKIFLRFLVLFLAFTFVVSTVARSIKTNKEDPSAHAVQDLQAQDLRDGEELFDVEGRILEFETADYKGPGANPGHDPKTPGKP is encoded by the exons ATGCCACATGCCCTGTGTTCCATCACCAAAGTTTGCTTCTCCTATTTCaatttgtttgaaaacatgACGCAGAAAATATTTCTCAGGTTTTTGGTGCTCTTCTTGGCTTTCACTTTCGTTGTCTCAACTGTTGCTC GAAGCATAAAGACAAACAAGGAAGATCCATCTGCACATGCAGTTCAAGATCTACAGGCTCAG GATCTGAGGGATGGCGAGGAACTTTTTGATGTAGAGGGCAGAATATTGGAGTTTGAAACCGCAGACTACAAGGGCCCAGGAGCAAATCCAGGCCACGACCCAAAAACTCCTGGAAAGCCTTAA